Within the Desulfobacterales bacterium genome, the region CCCCGACCAGCGGCGATCGGAATTGAAACCGCCCCGCAGGCGTTAAGATCGTTCCCTCCATCCCGCTCAAACTGTGGCTGACCCCTTCCGGATAAATCTCATTGTGCGCTGACTGTCCGCTGGTCAGCTTCGACAGGGTCAGAATGTCTGAAAGTTCCCTGCCCCTGGCATCATTGCAGTTGATGACTGCCACGGCGCTGTCCCGTTTGGGACCGGCCGTCAGATATTCCGTAAACAGCCGTTTTTTGCAGGCCCAGTAATTGTCCATATTTCCGTGATAATCATGATGGTCATGGGTCAGATTGGTAAATACCCCGATATCCATCCAGCAATGGTCGATCCGGTACAGATCGATGGCATGCGAGGATACTTCCAGGACCACATGCGTCACCCCGGCCCCTGCCATTTCAGCCAGAATGCGTTGAAGATCGACCGCCTCAGGGGTTGTCATGGGATTGTCAAAGCTCCGGCCCCCATAGCGATAATTGACCGTTCCGATGACGCCCGCCTTGAATCCGGCCTGCATCAGAATGTTTTCAATCAGATAAGATGTGGTCGTCTTTCCGTTGGTCCCCGTTATACCAATTATACACAGCCGTTGCGACGGATTGCCGTAAAACGCGGCCGCAAGCGCCGACAACGCCTGCCGGGAGTGTTCAACCTCGATCAGGATCGTATCTTTTTCAACCGGCTTTTCTGCTACAATCGCCACGGCTCCCCTGGCCAAAGCATCATCAATAAAATCGTGCCCGTCCGCCTTGAAACCCGGCACAGCGACAAACAGCCCGCCCGGCTGGACATCCTGGGCCCGGTAATGAATTGAGCCGATATCCGGATCCGGGTCAATCCCGCCGAAGTTCAATCCATCACAGAAGTGTAAAGCAGTTGTACCGTTCAGCCTTTTGGGCGTCAGTGCGCTGACAAGCCTGGAGAGTTTCACCCGTTCACCTCGTTTCCCAGTAAGGCCGTCAACCTGTCAGCTGCGGTCTCAGGAGGTATATTCATGTATCCCAGTGTTTTCTGGGCAATCCGTTTAAATACCGGCCCGGCGACAACGCCCCCATAGTGCTGGCCCCGGGGTTCATCAATGACCACCAGAATGGCCAGCCGGGGAACTTCGGCTGGCACAAGCCCCAGAAAGGATGCCACATATTTTCCTTTCGCATACGTTCCGGTTTCATCGACCTTCTGAGCGGTTCCGGTCTTACCGCACGCCGAATATCCTTCGAGAATCGCCTGCCTGCCGGTTCCTTCCGTGTCAACCACAGTTTTCATTATCCCCCGGACCGTTCGGGCAGTTGCCGGTGAGATCACCCGCCGGGCCTCCTGTGGACTAAAGCTTTTGGTCAAGGCGCCATTGGGATCGGTTATCGCCTGAACAATATACGGTTTCATCCGTACCCCGTCGTTGGCAATCGCACAGGCGGCGGTAATGAGCTGAATGGCCGAAACCGAAACCCCCTGGCCAAAAGCGATGGCGCCCGCGTCGATTCTGGACCATCGGTTCAACGGAATCAGGCTTCCGGAGGTTTCTCCCGGACAGTCGATACCGGTTTTAGCCCCGAATCCAAATTTCAACAAATTATCATACAACGCCTCAGGACCAATTTTCTCGGCGACTTTCATCGCACCGATATTGCTCGAATATTTAACGATCTGCTGCAGTGACAGCCAGCCGTAAGCAT harbors:
- a CDS encoding UDP-N-acetylmuramoyl-L-alanyl-D-glutamate--2,6-diaminopimelate ligase, coding for MKLSRLVSALTPKRLNGTTALHFCDGLNFGGIDPDPDIGSIHYRAQDVQPGGLFVAVPGFKADGHDFIDDALARGAVAIVAEKPVEKDTILIEVEHSRQALSALAAAFYGNPSQRLCIIGITGTNGKTTTSYLIENILMQAGFKAGVIGTVNYRYGGRSFDNPMTTPEAVDLQRILAEMAGAGVTHVVLEVSSHAIDLYRIDHCWMDIGVFTNLTHDHHDYHGNMDNYWACKKRLFTEYLTAGPKRDSAVAVINCNDARGRELSDILTLSKLTSGQSAHNEIYPEGVSHSLSGMEGTILTPAGRFQFRSPLVGEHNLENILCAAAVSTALRIPPAVIKRGIETVTLVPGRLEPVSNHCGKFVYVDYAHTPDALEHVLTSLTAITTGRLICVFGCGGDRDRSKRSEMGAIAGRLCDLAVITSDNPRTENPLDIIDEVREGARKTSPGEYMPSEMGPGIQKKGYVVEPDRRRAIEGAIRTAAKGDTVLIAGKGHETYQIIGTTRTHFNDVEEAGRVLREEDDSH